In Silene latifolia isolate original U9 population chromosome X, ASM4854445v1, whole genome shotgun sequence, the following proteins share a genomic window:
- the LOC141621013 gene encoding uncharacterized protein LOC141621013 — MGNRAVCTQRRDKTVWTPPGSGQWKLNVDAAVMGEAGCGMGIVIRNHTGGVERMGVQQVRERWDPDIAEAMAAGFGLRTALQMGLDNMVLESDCLALIIMLKSKSFPTNYFGRMGKVVSDLASNFSCIRFNFTRREGNYVAHELAHLLPIDYSTRYWVGTYPERIEPFVELDALALPS; from the coding sequence ATGGGGAATCGGGCGGTGTGTACACAGAGGAGGGATAAGACAGTGTGGACACCTCCGGGAAGTGGGCAATGGAAACTTAATGTCGATGCCGCTGTTATGGGAGAGGCGGGGTGTGGAATGGGCATTGTGATACGGAACCATACCGGGGGCGTTGAACGGATGGGTGTCCAACAGGTTCGAGAGAGATGGGATCCGGACATTGCGGAAGCCATGGCTGCTGGCTTTGGTTTAAGAACGGCGTTGCAGATGGGCCTCGATAATATGGTGCTTGAATCTGATTGCTTGGCGCTGATAATTATGCTAAAGTCGAAATCTTTCCCGACAAATTATTTTGGGAGAATGGGGAAAGTAGTTTCTGATTTAGCTAGTAATTTCTCTTGTATTCGTTTTAATTTTACTCGTCGTGAAGGTAATTATGTCGCTCACGAGTTAGCCCATCTCTTGCCGATTGATTATTCTACTCGGTATTGGGTGGGAACGTATCCGGAGCGCATCGAACCTTTTGTAGAGCTTGATGCTCTTGCTTTACCAAGTTAA